In Streptomyces sannanensis, the DNA window CGGACGGGCTGGGAAAAGATCTGGCCTGCCACTGGCCCCGCCGTTAGGTTCGCGGGGCAGCACAGACCTTTCCCCGGGACGACAAGGATCTCCGTGACATCCATTCGTATCGCCCGCCCCGACGAACTGCCCGCCCTGGTCGAGTACCCCGGCGACGACGAGCGCAACGCCGCGACCCGGGAGTATCTCGTCCGGCTCCTCGACGGCAAGTGCACCCGCCCCGAGTGGTGCCTGGTCGCCGAGGGCGGCGACGGGCGGCTGATCGGCAGCGCGGTGCTGTGGACCATACCCGGCCACGAGGTCCCGCTGGCCGTTGTGCTGTTCGAAGCGCCGGCGGAGTCGCCGGAGACCGGGATCGCGCTGCTGGACGCAGCGGCCGCGAAGGCAGGGGAGTCGGGTGCGAACGAACTGGAGCACGTCGTCGACTCGCCCGCCCAGGCCCCGCAGTTCCAGCGGGACCCGGGGCGCCGGGGCGAGCTGCTCCGGCAGGCAGGATTCCAAGTGGTGCGCGACGGACGACGGTTCAGGCTCCAGGTCCCTGAGGAGTTGCCCGCCGACGATCCTCGGCTGAGCTTCCGCTCGCTCGCCGATCTCGGCCGCGAGCCGTTCATCGACGTACTGCAGGAGCTGCTCGCGGACACCGCGGACGCGCGCCTCGCCGCCGACGTGGAGCGGCACGGTCTGCGGCGTGCGGCAGAGCTGCTCTTCGAGGAGACGGGCGAGCTGCGGCACGAGCCCGAGTGGTGGGAGATCGGTTACGACGCGGACGGCACCCCGGCCGTGGTCAGCCTGCCCGCCGAGAGTCCCAGCGTGCCCGTGATCGGTTTCGTCGGTGTCGCGCCCGCCCATCGTGGCAAGGGGTACGCGACCTCGGTCGTCGTCCGCGGCACGCGTGTTCTCGGGGCGAACGGCGCCACCGAGATCCGTGGGGACTGCGACGCGGCCAATGAGGCGATGGCCAGGGCGTTCCGGAGGGCTGGGTACGAGAACTTCGCCGCCCGGCTGGAGTTCAGCCGGACTCTCTGATCGCCGGAGTGGGCGAGGCCGCCGCGAGCGGCAGCCTGCGGCGCCCATGTGGTAAACCGGTCCTGGGGCCCGTACGGTCGAGGCGCTCCCGTTCAGGCCGGCAGACGTAGTCGCCGGCATCTCGTCGAGATGACGAAAAGGGGGACTGCTGCGACGTGGGGGGAGCGGGTCGCGGGTGCGACGTGCAGTCCCGGCCACCGACCTGCCCGAGTTTCCGGTGACGCCCACCCTTCTCGACGGCGGACCCACCCACCGCGCCCCGAGTCTCTGACTCGCAGGCCGACGGCTTGCGCCGCGCCGCCCTGCCGCGGGCACAGCGGACGGCCGGGCCGGCCAGGACGAGGAGAACAAGAGAAACGCGGCGGACCGGAACGACTCGGTCCGCCCGTTCGTTCTTGTGCGGGATGAACAAGACGATCAGACACGCTTCGGTCCTCTGTCTGCTGATGGTGCTCGCTCTGATGATGCGAGCCACCTGGCTGCAGTTCTTCGAAGCCCAGGCACTCGCGGACAACGAACACAACCGGCGGAAGACCATCGACCAGTACGCACAGCCGCTGGGCGACATCATCGTGGCCGGTTCCCCGGTCACCGGCTCGAAGAAGACGGGCAGCGGCGATCTCGCGTACCAGCGCACGTATACGGACGGCGAGCTGTATGCGCCCGTCACCGGCTACAGATCGCAGGCATACGGAGCCACCCAGCTCGAGGGCATCTACGGTGATGTCCTCGACGGGACCGACGACCGGCTGCGGAAGCCGGCGGACGCTGTCCTGGGCCGGCACCCGAAACCCGGCGATGTGGTGACGACGATCGATCCGGCAGTGCAGAAGGCGGCGTACGAGGGGCTCGGCAGCAAGAAGGGTGCGGCCGTCGCCATCGACCCGGAGACCGGGGAGATCCTCGCGATGGCGTCCACACCTTCGTACGACCCGTCGCAGATCAGCGGGACGACGGACGGCGAGGCGTGGAAGCAGCTGACCGGGGACGAGGACCAGCCCATGCTCAATCGGGCGCTGCGGCAGACCTATCCGCCCGGCTCCACCTTCAAGCTGGTGGTCGCGGCGGCAGCGCTGGAGGACGGGATGTACGGGTCGGTCGACGAGCCGACCGACAGCCCGGATCCGTACACCCTGCCCGGCACGGCCACGGTCCTGGAGAACGAGAACCGCTCCGCGCCGTGCGAGAACGCGACCCTGCGCACCGCGCTCCAGTACTCGTGCAACAACGTCTTCGCCAAGCTGGCCGTCGACCTCGGCCAGGACAAGGTCCGCGAAACGGCGGAGAAGTTCGGCTTCAACACCGACAAGCTCGATGTGCCGGTGCGGGCCGCGAAGAGCGTCTACCCGTCCGGTATGGACAAGGCGCAGACGGCGCTGACGGGCATCGGCCAGTTCGACGTCACGGCGACGCCGCTGCAGATGGCGATGGTTCCGGCAGTGCTTGCCAACGACGGTGAGCTGAAGTCGCCGCACATGGTGTCCAAGGTGACGGACTCGTCCGGCAACACCCTGCAGAGCTTCGAGGACCCGGACACCCGGCGAGTGGTCTCCGCCTCGACGGCCGAGCAGCTGCGCAGCGCGATGGTCACGGTCGTCGAGGACGGCACCGGCACGAACGCGCGGATCGACGGCGCGGAAGTGGGCGGCAAGACCGGGACCGCGCAGCGGGGCGTCGACAACAGCAAGACGCCCTACGCCTGGTTCACCTCGTACGCCAAGGACGACGCCACCGGCAAGCAGGTCGCGGTCGCGGTGGTCGTCGAGGACTCCGCCGCCGCGCGTTCCGAGGTCAGCGGCAACGGCCTGGCGGCGCCGGTGGCTCAGAAGATGATGCGGGCAGCGCTCACGTAGTCGCCTGCGGCAGAGGCAGCGCGTCGCTTCGCGCCGAGTCGTCGGCGCGTGTGCTCCGTGTCCGGACTTCCTGGGCGGTCCGCGACTCCGTCATCGCGCCCGGCTCGCCGCGCAGATCCTCGAGCGCACGCAGGACCAGGTCCCGGGGACGGCCGGACAGCTCCGGCTGCGCCCCAGGACCTGATCGAACTGCGCGTCGTACGCGGGGTGGTCAGCGCACGCCCACCGCGCGGATGAGCTCCTGCTTCACCGAGCCGCCCCTGTCGTCGCTCGCGCCCGCCCGCAGCGAGACGGACTTCGCGCCGTCCGGGACGCGCAGCTCACCCTTCCAGGAGGCGCCGCGCGACGAGCGCAGCGCGACGTTCGTCCAGGTCGCCCCCTCGTCGTAGGAGACCTCCAGGGAGCCGCCGCCGAGGACACCGGTGTCCGGCGCGCCCTTCACGTACTCGGCGTAGATCCGTACGGGCACCCGGCTGCCGCCCCGGACGTCACCGACGAGGTCGGTGTCGAGGTCGAAGCCGAGGTTGATCAGCGGCAGGTAGGTGAACCGGTCGGCCGGGGTCTCCTTGGAGCGGATGGTCCACTCGGCGTGGCCCTTGGTGCCGAGCCGCCAGCGGGCCGGGTCGAGCGTGGTGTCGGTGACGACCTTGTAGGTGGCCTCCTGCGCGGGGGCCTTCACGGCGTTGACGCCGGAGCTCTTCCTGCGGTCGACCCGCACGCCGTCGACGTACACCTCGGTGTACTGGCTCATCGTCGGGTCGTTGTACACGTCGCCGAACCCGGTGTGGTCCGGTCCGGAGTCGCCCCAGCCGGGCGTGTTGAAGCGCAGCCAGTTGCCGGAGCGCTCCTGACCCCAGCCGAGGCCGGTGCCGAGCCACGGGTGCCAGACCGGCTTGAACCACTCCAGCTCGACCTTGCTGCCACCCCGGTAGGACGGGGTGCCGCCGCGCTGCTCGAGCGAGTTCTCCAGGTCGACGGACTCGTGCCAGCGCTGGCCGGTGCCGGTGGAGACGTACTCGGTGCGCTCGGTCGGGAAGGCGATCCACTCCTTGAAGCCGAAGCCGATCCGGAAGGTGTCGGTGATCGAGAAGCGGAACTCGCCGCCGATCTCCTTCTTGGCCGTCGGCATGTGGTACTTCGAGCGGATGGTGGCGAGTTCGTCCTCGTCGGGCCGGAAGACGAGATCCGTGCCGATGGCGCCGGGGTGTCCCTCGGAGAGGTCGTAGGTGTACGGGGTGAAGCGGGTGCCCGTCAGGTCGAGCGCCGTCCCGCGGGCCGCGGCGGCCGCGATCGTGGCGGCGTCGGCCGCGTTCACGGTGGCGACGGCGAGCGGCCGGTCCTCGCGGTCGGCGGTGCCGAACCAGGCCATCAGCCGGCCGGGCTTGTCGTCGGTGACGAACAGGGCCTTGGCGCCCGCGTCCTGGGCGGTCTGGGCGAGCTGCGTGGTGTCGGCGCCCTCGGTGCGGCGGACCAGGACCGCCTTGCCGGTGACATCCTTGCCGGCGTACTCCGCGGCGGTGCCGGTGCCCGCGTCGACGACGCCGAGACGGTGGCGGCCTTCGAGGAGGGTGGCGCCGACTTGCGGGGTGGCGCCGGTGAGCCGGACGCCGCCCGCGGCGACCTCGAGCAACGGCTTGCCGAGCCGCCAGACCGTCCGGTACTCGAAGGTGCCGGTGGCGGGCTTGGCGGTGGGCGCGGCGAAGATCGAATCGTAGCGGGGCGGGACCAGGACGGCGCCGCCGTAGGAGGCCCCGTTGGCCTTGCGGTCGAACTCCATCAGAACCTGCCGGGTCTCGGTGCGCTTCTCGACCTCGGCGCGTATCTCACGCAGCCGGCGCCCGTCGAGGGTGATCTCGCGGTCGCGGTCGAGGACGATCTCCGGATCGGTGAGGAAGCCGAGGCCGAGGGAGTCCTTGCCGTGCGAGCCGAGGACGTCGAGGAAGGTGCTGACGGTGTACGTGCCGGGCTTCAGGCGCAGCTGGACGGTGCCGGACTCGCCGACGGACGCCGGGAACGGGTCTTCGTTCGCGGCCAGCCGCTGCACCCCGAGCCAGGCGCGGGTGGGGGCGCCGTCGCGGTCCTTGACATGGACGGTGAGGTTGTAACGCTCCTCCTCCTTGACCAGGCCGAGCGCGGTGTGCGCGACGGGCGTGCCGCCGGAGGTGGCGGTGATGCGGCCGGAGCTGGTGCCGACGGGGGCCTTGGCGCCGTCGCCGGTGACGGTGGTCTGCGCGGTGCCGTGGGCCGGGACGGTGAGGGTGGTGTCGGCGAGGGCGGCGGTGCCCTCCGGCATGCCCTCGACGGCCAGGTTCAGCTCGACGGGCGCGTCGGAGGAGTTGGTGTACGTGACGGTCTTCGTCACCGGCTTGTTCGTCTCGTACGGCCAGGAGTAGAAGCCCAGGTCGGCGGAGCCGGTGGCGGTGACGTTCGCGGAGATCGCGGCAGCTACGTCGACCCGGCCCGCGCCGAGGGCGTACGAGGACGCGGTGAGCGTCTTGGAGCTGGACATGAGGGCGTTCTTGAGCTGGGCGCCGGTCCAGTCGGGGTGCCGCTCGGCGAGGAGCGCGGCAACGCCCGCGACATGCGGGGTCGCCATCGACGTACCGCTCTTGGAGGTGTAGAGGCCGCTGCCGCCGACGAGCTGGGAGCGGGCGGCGAGAATGCCGACACCGGGGGCGGAGATGTCGGGCTTGAGGGCCTGGTCGCTGTAGCGGGGGCCCTTGCTGGTGAAGTAGGCGGGGCGGTCGGCGGAGTCGACGGCGCCGACGGTGAGCGCGGAGTCGGCGGCGCCGGGTGAGCCGATGGAGCCCGGGGCGCCGGAGTTGCCGGCGGCGATGACGAAGAGGGCGCCGGTCTCGGCGGAGAGGGTGTTCACCGCCTGGGCCATGGGGTCGGTGCCGTCGCTGGCCTCGCTGGAGCCGAGGCTCATCGAGACGATCTTTGCGTCGATGTCCCGGGCGGCCCACTCCATGCCGGCGATGATCTGCGACTCGGTGCCGAAGCCCTGGTCGGTGAGGACCTTGCCGACGGCGAGGGTGGTGCCGGGGGCGACGCCCTGCTCCTTGCCCGCGGAGCCCGCGCCGCTGCCGCCGACGGTGGAGGCGACATGGGTGCCGTGGCCGTTGCGGTCGGCGACCTCCTGGCCCTCGATGAAGGACCGGGTCTCGGTGACCCGTCCGGCGAGGTCGGGGTGGGAGAGGTCGGCGCCGGTGTCGAGTACGGCGACCTTGACGTCCTTGCCGGTCAGGCCGGCCTCCCAGGCCTTGGGGGTGCCGATCTGGGCGTTGGAGTCGGCCATGGCGGCCTTGACCCGGGCGTCGAGCCAGACCTTCACGGCACCGGCCGAGCGGGCGCCGGGTCGGGCGGAGCCGGTGAACTCGCGCCAGAAGGCGGCTGGTTCGGTGGCCCGTACGGCCGCGCCGCCGATGCTGGGCAGGGCCCGGACGGTCTTGGTGCCGCGCGGGGCCACCGCGGCGGCGCGGGCACCCTTGCCGTGCGTCACGATCAGCGGCAGCTCGCCGGTGATGCCCTGCTCGACGAGGCCGGTGACGTCGAAGAGCCGCCGGTCGAGGACACCGGCCTCCAGGTAGGGCCGGGCCTCGTCGGGTATGACGGTGACCCTGCCGTTCACGGTCTCGCTGCGGACGGCTCCGGTGGCGCCCTTGGCCCGGTCGACGGTGACGGTCTTCCGGCCGCCGCCGAGGTCGGTGAGGGTGACGCGGTCACCGGTGATGAGGGTGACGGTGGTGCTCGAGCCCTGGGCCCCGGTGAAGGTGGCCGGTACGGACGCGGTGTCTGGAGCGGTATCGGACGCGGCGACGGTCTGCCCTGCCGAGAGCAGTACCAGGGAGAGCCCTGCGGCGAGCAGGGCGGCCCTTCCTCGTGCGGAAGGTCTGATCACGACGCACTCCTCGGACGCCCGGGGGAAGGGGTGGTTCCGGGCGCCGCGATGAGTCTGGGCCGTGGGAGGTGAGTTGACGCCTGTCGCGCGTGGCGGCTATGTGCCTGGCGGCCAACCGCCAGTTGACACAGCCCTGTTGACAGCCGTATGCCGGTCAGGCGTCGCAACGAGTCGGGCGGCGCGCGGATCGGGGCCGCGCGCCGGTCAGGGCGTCGGACCGAGGGCGTACTTCCGGAAGCCGCGCTTGAGCCGGCGCGCAGGGCGGCGGCCCGATTCGGAGGAGCAGTGGGAACAGCGCAGGGGGCAGGCGTAGGTGATGTCGTGAGGACGGTGGAGAACCATCTGGGCAGGGTCTATCGCAAGCTCGGAATCTCCGGCCGGACGGTTCTGGCCCAGGCCCTGCTGGCCTGACGGCGACGGCGGACTCCCCACGAGTACGGGAAGGTCCGTGTGCGGGGTGCTCGTCGGTGACCCGGAGTACCCCGCGGTCCGAAGGAAGCGGAGGACGATTACAGTCGTCCTGAGCAGATGGATCACTGAAAACGCCGGGCCTGATGGCTGCGCGGCAGGAGGAGAGCCCGATGGACGCCCAGCACTTCGAGCGGATCGCCGCGTTCCTCGAGGACCGGCTTCGCCCACTCTTCGACGCCGAGATGGGCAGCGAGCACGGTTTCGGGATGGATGACACCTCCCGCGCGCTGCGTGCACTCCTCAACACAGTGAAGGCCGCGACGGCGGTCAAGGGGCTTGCCGAGCAGCGGGCGACGGCCGACCCGGCAATGCGCAACACCATCGATCAGGCACTGGAGCACAACTGGGACGTCCTGCGAGGCATCGCCCGCAACTGGGAGGACCACCCCGACTTCCTCCGCGAGTTCAAGCTCCACTCGTGGGAGCTCGACAAGGCCGCCGCCGCGAGCTGACGGCCGGGCGCCGTCACGGCTGCCTGCTCGTCGGCCTTCTCGTCGAGATGCGCGATGACCCGCCGCCGGCCGACTTCCGGTGGGGCGTCGCTCGGCGCCCCGGCGATGGTGTTGACCGCCGGCTCCGGCGTCGTGTGGGGCGCGGCGGTGTGCTCGCTTTCTCCGGTGCCGGTGGCACCGGAGAAAGCCGGCTTCATGAGAGTTCCGCGAGGGCGTGGACCACAGTGACAGCGACGGCCCGCTGCTCGGCGAGCGTGAGGTGCACGCCGTCTTCCAGATGCAGACCGGCGGTGATGCCCCGGGTGTCGACGACGGGTTCCGGTTGTGCGTGCAGGAACTCGGCGATGCGGCCGATGTCCGTGTTGGACCAGGTGATCTGAGCCCGCTGGAAGTGCGGGTACGTACTGAGGCGCTCTTCGTCCACCGTGGTCGGTGTGATCCAGAGCCATCGGGCGGACGTACGTCCGATGACGAGGTCCCGGAGAGCGAGCAGGTTGCGTTCGGTCTCTTCCGGGCTGACCAGGGGGAAGCGCCCACGGAGCCGAGGCGTTGGACGTCGTTGGCGGGCTGGCCCCGCCGGATGTCGGATTGCTGCGCATGATCGCCGGCCAACCCGGGCGAAGTCAGCGGTCATTGGCCGCCGAGCTGGGGGTTGTGCCCAGTCGTGTCGTCACCTTGATCGACAACCTTGACGACAAGGGACTGGTGGAGCGGCGCCGCAGCACCGAGGATCGCCGCAATCACGTGTTGTATCTGTCCGCCGAAGGTCAACGCGTCCTGGACGAGATGCGGAAGGTTGCCTCCGCGCATGAGGAAGATGTCTGTTCGGCCCTGGACCTCGATCAGCGGGCCCAGTTGACCGCACTGCTCGCGCGCATCGCCGACCAGCAGGGCCTCACCCCGGGTGTCCACCCGGGCTACCGGCACCTGTCCAAGGGCCGCCGCGCTTAGGACCTGTCCGGCCAGGCATTGGCGCGCGGGCCGGGCGTAGAAGCCTTGGTGTTTCCTTCTGTGAGGAGCAGGACGAGCGAGCGGCCCCGGCCGTCACAGGCCAGGTGGACCTTGCTGATCAGGCCACCTCTGGATCTCCCGAGAGCTGGGCTGCGGTGCCCCCTCTTCGGGGGCCGCCGCGTGCTGGTGGGCCCGGACATTCGTGGAGTCGGCCGCCCACCAGCAGTCGATCTCACCTGCGGCGTCCGCCCGAGCCGGCGCGGCACGCAGCACTTCGGTCGAACGTGCCGTCCGCAGCCCAGCGGTGGAACCTGCCGGTTCCCCGGAGGGACGTCATGGCGCGGTCCTGTTCACGCGGATCAGTGTCTGCTGTCCGTTCGCGACGAGAGTCCGACGGCCGTCCTGGACGCCGAACGCCTCCAGTCGGCATACGGTCAGGGTGCGCCCGGACTTCAGGACCGTTCCGACTGCCTCGATGTGGTCGCCGACGGCGGGCGCGAGCAGGTTGATCTTGTACTCGACGGTGAGCACCTCGGTGTTCTCGGGGAACAGTGTGAAGGCGGCGTAGCCGCCGGCGCTGTCCGCTATGGCGCTGGTGGCGCCGGCGTGGAAGTAGCCGTGCTGCTGGGTCACTTCGGGGCGGCTCGGGAGCACGATGTGCACGCGGCCGGGCGCGATGTGCGTGATCCGTGCACCGAGGTGGCTCAT includes these proteins:
- a CDS encoding LuxR C-terminal-related transcriptional regulator, with product MRTVENHLGRVYRKLGISGRTVLAQALLA
- a CDS encoding penicillin-binding protein 2, translating into MNKTIRHASVLCLLMVLALMMRATWLQFFEAQALADNEHNRRKTIDQYAQPLGDIIVAGSPVTGSKKTGSGDLAYQRTYTDGELYAPVTGYRSQAYGATQLEGIYGDVLDGTDDRLRKPADAVLGRHPKPGDVVTTIDPAVQKAAYEGLGSKKGAAVAIDPETGEILAMASTPSYDPSQISGTTDGEAWKQLTGDEDQPMLNRALRQTYPPGSTFKLVVAAAALEDGMYGSVDEPTDSPDPYTLPGTATVLENENRSAPCENATLRTALQYSCNNVFAKLAVDLGQDKVRETAEKFGFNTDKLDVPVRAAKSVYPSGMDKAQTALTGIGQFDVTATPLQMAMVPAVLANDGELKSPHMVSKVTDSSGNTLQSFEDPDTRRVVSASTAEQLRSAMVTVVEDGTGTNARIDGAEVGGKTGTAQRGVDNSKTPYAWFTSYAKDDATGKQVAVAVVVEDSAAARSEVSGNGLAAPVAQKMMRAALT
- a CDS encoding S8 family serine peptidase; this translates as MIRPSARGRAALLAAGLSLVLLSAGQTVAASDTAPDTASVPATFTGAQGSSTTVTLITGDRVTLTDLGGGRKTVTVDRAKGATGAVRSETVNGRVTVIPDEARPYLEAGVLDRRLFDVTGLVEQGITGELPLIVTHGKGARAAAVAPRGTKTVRALPSIGGAAVRATEPAAFWREFTGSARPGARSAGAVKVWLDARVKAAMADSNAQIGTPKAWEAGLTGKDVKVAVLDTGADLSHPDLAGRVTETRSFIEGQEVADRNGHGTHVASTVGGSGAGSAGKEQGVAPGTTLAVGKVLTDQGFGTESQIIAGMEWAARDIDAKIVSMSLGSSEASDGTDPMAQAVNTLSAETGALFVIAAGNSGAPGSIGSPGAADSALTVGAVDSADRPAYFTSKGPRYSDQALKPDISAPGVGILAARSQLVGGSGLYTSKSGTSMATPHVAGVAALLAERHPDWTGAQLKNALMSSSKTLTASSYALGAGRVDVAAAISANVTATGSADLGFYSWPYETNKPVTKTVTYTNSSDAPVELNLAVEGMPEGTAALADTTLTVPAHGTAQTTVTGDGAKAPVGTSSGRITATSGGTPVAHTALGLVKEEERYNLTVHVKDRDGAPTRAWLGVQRLAANEDPFPASVGESGTVQLRLKPGTYTVSTFLDVLGSHGKDSLGLGFLTDPEIVLDRDREITLDGRRLREIRAEVEKRTETRQVLMEFDRKANGASYGGAVLVPPRYDSIFAAPTAKPATGTFEYRTVWRLGKPLLEVAAGGVRLTGATPQVGATLLEGRHRLGVVDAGTGTAAEYAGKDVTGKAVLVRRTEGADTTQLAQTAQDAGAKALFVTDDKPGRLMAWFGTADREDRPLAVATVNAADAATIAAAAARGTALDLTGTRFTPYTYDLSEGHPGAIGTDLVFRPDEDELATIRSKYHMPTAKKEIGGEFRFSITDTFRIGFGFKEWIAFPTERTEYVSTGTGQRWHESVDLENSLEQRGGTPSYRGGSKVELEWFKPVWHPWLGTGLGWGQERSGNWLRFNTPGWGDSGPDHTGFGDVYNDPTMSQYTEVYVDGVRVDRRKSSGVNAVKAPAQEATYKVVTDTTLDPARWRLGTKGHAEWTIRSKETPADRFTYLPLINLGFDLDTDLVGDVRGGSRVPVRIYAEYVKGAPDTGVLGGGSLEVSYDEGATWTNVALRSSRGASWKGELRVPDGAKSVSLRAGASDDRGGSVKQELIRAVGVR
- a CDS encoding PaaI family thioesterase, which codes for MEEDRTQQEQASPEMQARIRDSFDRQGLMSHLGARITHIAPGRVHIVLPSRPEVTQQHGYFHAGATSAIADSAGGYAAFTLFPENTEVLTVEYKINLLAPAVGDHIEAVGTVLKSGRTLTVCRLEAFGVQDGRRTLVANGQQTLIRVNRTAP
- a CDS encoding MarR family winged helix-turn-helix transcriptional regulator, giving the protein MDVVGGLAPPDVGLLRMIAGQPGRSQRSLAAELGVVPSRVVTLIDNLDDKGLVERRRSTEDRRNHVLYLSAEGQRVLDEMRKVASAHEEDVCSALDLDQRAQLTALLARIADQQGLTPGVHPGYRHLSKGRRA
- a CDS encoding GNAT family N-acetyltransferase — its product is MTSIRIARPDELPALVEYPGDDERNAATREYLVRLLDGKCTRPEWCLVAEGGDGRLIGSAVLWTIPGHEVPLAVVLFEAPAESPETGIALLDAAAAKAGESGANELEHVVDSPAQAPQFQRDPGRRGELLRQAGFQVVRDGRRFRLQVPEELPADDPRLSFRSLADLGREPFIDVLQELLADTADARLAADVERHGLRRAAELLFEETGELRHEPEWWEIGYDADGTPAVVSLPAESPSVPVIGFVGVAPAHRGKGYATSVVVRGTRVLGANGATEIRGDCDAANEAMARAFRRAGYENFAARLEFSRTL